The Caenorhabditis elegans chromosome II genome has a segment encoding these proteins:
- the arrd-2 gene encoding Arrestin C-terminal-like domain-containing protein (Confirmed by transcript evidence), whose amino-acid sequence MSVNIVFSNPSKTYLPGDYVSGKVLLTTKDPISARYMEITWKGESKCNFGGSESSNVQRHLAGTFMGWIAKDGVDTIPAGTLKSRFRFRLPENSPPSFCGMFGEIEYSVTVEFDRPWRLKLKMMNTFRVVQKTNLTLSEPKMMKYAEFVKSKNSGTIFKDGLFLLKLHFSKRAFLAGETIRALAIMENHSTKPIINLRFELIQQSHYHSRPQKSLCSLNDCHSDCPIESKYRRDGETVLRGANYSCDVAPGEVKYINVEIDLPNGLPPTFESPMISMGYLLGFTLRNGSLTGNRLACNARIVVGSEETIDEMVDECEPTKKSQCLTASPPPYHP is encoded by the exons ATGTCTGTGAACATTGTTTTCTCCAATCCTTCCAAAACATACCTGCCTGGCGACTATGTCTCTGGAAAAGTGTTGCTCACAACAAAAGATCCAATTTCTGCACGATATATGGAAATCACGTGGAAAGGAGAATCAAAGTGTAATTTTGGAGGATCGGAGAGCTCAAATGTCCAACGCCATCTTGCCGGAACATTTATGGGATGGATTGCCAAAGATGGAGTT GACACAATCCCCGCTGGAACTCTCAAATCACGTTTCCGATTCCgacttccagaaaattctcCGCCAAGTTTTTGCGGAATGTTTGGAGAAATTGAGTATTCTGTTACTGTGGAATTTGATCGTCCGTGGAGACTCAAgttaaaaatgatgaataCATTCCGTGTGGTTCAGAAGACAAATCTGACACTTTCTGAGCCAAAAATGATGAAGTACGCGGAATTTGTCAAGTCGAAGAATTCTGGAACGATTTTCAAAGATGGATTGTTTTTGTTGAAG CTTCACTTTTCCAAACGAGCATTCCTCGCAGGGGAGACAATCCGAGCACTTGCCATCATGGAGAATCATTCAACAAAACCAATCATTAATCTTCGTTTCGAGCTCATTCAACAATCCCATTACCACTCTCGCCCACAGAAATCATTGTGTTCTCTTAACGATTGTCACTCCGACTGCCCAATTGAATCCAAATATCGAAGAGATGGTGAAACAGTGCTCCGCGGAGCCAATTACAGTTGTGACGTCGCACCTGGTGAGGTGAAATATATCAATGTGGAGATTGATCTGCCAAATGGACTCCCGCCAACTTTCGAATCTCCAATGATCTCAATGGGATACCTGTTGGGATTTACCCTAAGAAATGGATCACTGACCGGGAATCGATTAGCATGTAATGCACGGATTGTGGTTGGAAGTGAGGAGACAATCGATGAAATGGTAGATGAATGTGAGCCGACAAAGAAGAGCCAATGCCTTACTGCATCACCACCACCATATCACCCATAA
- the M176.9 gene encoding Tyrosine-protein kinase (Confirmed by transcript evidence), translating into MASKDARSFALYVNSKPNKTKSTSKMIPAAVASGRSRRSSMLPTTDGPVAGSRRDKLERSKRGTRDRERPEATLQPTEKSARGKSSRRKKKKPQCTAPEEKSLMTSDREYFPVLEKTLRGFKFYHGFLPREDLQATLHNPGDYLIRVSEVVEGESKVVREIILSLMTGHMEGKQKEKRIHNVVIKRVSNKFFCEAARPFATVADLINYYTKHTGHCSSGNFQLKHPILQQTWEFMHSDVTVGDVLGEGAFGKVCAGELRLKDGSSAEVAIKMTKASAFLSKMKIKEMMNEARFIRNFNHKNVVRLYGVAHDEQPLYILLELVKGGSLQDYMKQTKSVPLADRINFCLGAAKGLAYLHQNNCIHRDIAARNCLLHENEVKITDFGLSRAGPSYTTKTSCKIPIKWLAPETLATLSFSYATDVYSWGVTCYEVFVDGAEPFEGVSNATIKADIMANNFYPMPSMTPDEVKEYMSSCIFVEESRRATIPLAVAEFERFARMCEDGTLQMGKAKNRLLAVFKNNSDRSRKSQRSKRTKKKKEVPKEE; encoded by the exons atggcAAGTAAAGATGCTCGATCATTCGCATTGTACGTTAACTCAAA ACCAAACAAGACAAAGTCAACTTCCAAAATGATACCAGCAGCTGTGGCTTCTGGAAGATCCAG GAGATCGTCAATGCTCCCAACCACAGATGGTCCGGTAGCTGGCTCCAGGAGAGACAAATTGGAACGATCTAAAAGAGGGACTAGAGATCGGGAACGACCAGAG GCAACCCTTCAACCAACAGAAAAGAGTGCTCGAGGAAAATCGTCAAgacggaaaaagaaaaaaccacaATGCACAGCTCCCGAGGAAAAGTCTCTAATGACATCCGATAGGGAATACTTTCCGGTTTTGGAGAAAACGCTTCGaggattcaaattttatcatgGGTTTCTGCCACGCGAAGATCTACAAGCCACGTTGCACAATCCAGGAGATTATTTGATTCGTGTGTCGGAAGTAGTTGAAGGAGAAAGCAAAGTCGTTCGGGAGATCATTTTATCACTGATGACGGGCCATATGGaaggaaaacaaaaagagaaaagg ATTCATAATGTGGTGATTAAACGTGTATCCAACAAGTTTTTCTGTGAAGCAGCACGCCCATTCGCTACTGTAGCCGATCTCATCAACTACTACACAAAGCACACTGGTCATTgctcttctggaaattttcaactgaaacaCCCGATTCTTCAGCAAACATGGGAATTCATGCACTCGGATGTGACAGTTGGAGATGTCCTTGGTGAAGGAGCATTCGGAAAAGTGTGCGCTGGTGAACTGAGGCTCAAAGATGGAAGTTCAGCAGAAGTAGCAATCAAGATGACCAAAGCATctgcatttttgagcaaaatgaaGATTAAGGAGATGATGAATGAAGCAAGGTTCATCAGAAACTTCAATCATAAAAACGTCGTACGCCTATATGGAGTTGCTCATGATGAGCAGCCACTGTACATTCTACTTGAGTTGGTCAAAGGTGGATCCTTGCAAGATTACATGAAGCAGACGAAATCGGTGCCCCTGGCGGATCGAATCAATTTTTGTCTTGGAGCTGCAAAGGGTCTTGCGTACTTGCATCAAAACAATTGTATCCATCG ggACATCGCCGCCAGAAATTGTCTTCTTCACGAGAACGAGGTCAAGATCACCGATTTTGGATTATCTAGAGCTGGACCATCTTATACAACAAAGACATCTTGTAAGATTCCTATAAAGTGGCTCGCGCCTGAAACCTTGGCTACTCTGAGCTTCTCATATGCAACTGATGTTTATAG CTGGGGAGTCACTTGCTACGAAGTCTTCGTCGACGGTGCTGAACCATTTGAAGGTGTCTCGAATGCAACTATCAAGGCTGATATCATGGCTAACAATTTCTATCCAATGCCATCAATGACTCCAGACGAAGTAAAAGAGTACATGAGCAGTTGTATTTTTGTCGAAGAATCTCGTCGAGCCACAATACCATTGGCAGTTGCAGAATTTGAACGATTTGCTCGAATGTGTGAAGATGGGACATTACAGATGGGAAAAGCGAAAAATAGGCTTCtggcagttttcaaaaacaatagtGATAGAAGCAGAAAAAGTCAGAGAAGCAAGaggacgaagaagaagaaggaagtgCCAAAAGAGGAGTGA
- the arrd-3 gene encoding Arrestin C-terminal-like domain-containing protein (Confirmed by transcript evidence), translated as MECFRIVLDRDTCKYRPEECVTGNVVIINRKELKARTLRVYIKGYQKTSWKEIQQKPSLVVRSNGVNVKSTIKLKSHGENIQYIHLYMTLWNFTSDTDCIKPGTHKFPFSFKLPADCPPIVPNATYIPKDLQQINGAVSKNIGVFFKSGIVSVKTSFPQRVLITGEVIPLTLLIDNKSTCTVREVGVRIFRIARFYAKDQEKMTRQRKIMIRKSINVEPNTEQQELIEFKVHETVQTFESDLIEVKYLMHVDVFTTSAFRGTLNSVFSVIIGASPTMTEEISDCLHF; from the exons ATGGAATGCTTCCGAATTGTACTGGACCGAGACACCTGCAAATATAGACCCGAAGAATGTGTTACAGGAAATGTGGTAATTATAAATCGAAAGGAGCTCAAAGCTCGAACATTACGAGTTTATATTAAaggatatcaaaaaacttcgtGGAAAGAGATTCAGCAAAAGCCAAGCTT aGTTGTTCGTAGTAATGGAGTTAATGTCAAATCCACgattaaattaaaatcacatggagaaaatattcaatacaTACATCTATACATGACATTATGGAATTTCACTTCTGACACG gATTGCATAAAACCCGGAACACAcaaattcccattttctttcaaattacCAGCAGATTGTCCGCCAA TTGTACCGAATGCAACTTATATACCAAAAGACTTGCAACAAATCAATGGAGCTGTTTCGAAGAATATCGGTGTATTTTTCAAGAGTGGGATAGTAAGTGTAAAG ACTAGCTTCCCACAGCGGGTTTTAATCACGGGAGAAGTTATTCCACTAACTTTGCTGATCGACAATAAATCAACATGCACAGTTCGAGAAGTCGGAGTCcggattttcagaattgcaaGATTTTATGCTAAAGACCAGGAGAAAATGACTCGGCAGAGGAAAATAATGATACGAAAGAGCATCAACGTGGAACCAAACACCGAACAACAAGAACTCATCGAATTTAAAGTTCACGAAACCGtacaaacttttgaaagtgATCTTATCGAAGTGAAGTATTTAATGCATGTTGATGTATTTACTACATCTGCATTCAGAGGCACtttaaattcagttttctcaGTAATTATTGGAGCTTCGCCCACAATGACAGAAGAAATTAGCGATTGTTTACACTTTTAG
- the arrd-3 gene encoding Arrestin C-terminal-like domain-containing protein (Confirmed by transcript evidence) translates to MEITKKLIFVVPNATYIPKDLQQINGAVSKNIGVFFKSGIVSVKTSFPQRVLITGEVIPLTLLIDNKSTCTVREVGVRIFRIARFYAKDQEKMTRQRKIMIRKSINVEPNTEQQELIEFKVHETVQTFESDLIEVKYLMHVDVFTTSAFRGTLNSVFSVIIGASPTMTEEISDCLHF, encoded by the exons ATGGagattaccaaaaaattgattttcg TTGTACCGAATGCAACTTATATACCAAAAGACTTGCAACAAATCAATGGAGCTGTTTCGAAGAATATCGGTGTATTTTTCAAGAGTGGGATAGTAAGTGTAAAG ACTAGCTTCCCACAGCGGGTTTTAATCACGGGAGAAGTTATTCCACTAACTTTGCTGATCGACAATAAATCAACATGCACAGTTCGAGAAGTCGGAGTCcggattttcagaattgcaaGATTTTATGCTAAAGACCAGGAGAAAATGACTCGGCAGAGGAAAATAATGATACGAAAGAGCATCAACGTGGAACCAAACACCGAACAACAAGAACTCATCGAATTTAAAGTTCACGAAACCGtacaaacttttgaaagtgATCTTATCGAAGTGAAGTATTTAATGCATGTTGATGTATTTACTACATCTGCATTCAGAGGCACtttaaattcagttttctcaGTAATTATTGGAGCTTCGCCCACAATGACAGAAGAAATTAGCGATTGTTTACACTTTTAG
- the gss-1 gene encoding Glutathione synthetase (Confirmed by transcript evidence), whose translation MAQKDDRILLLNAPRLPLEDDKLNELTADLHDWAHANGLVMRLSTDKLSSEVCQTTPLTLLPSPFPKNVFEEAVHIQNLFASLYHFIAYEFDFLIDIHKNVVKTDDFTRNMVEILKKVKAQGLKQPVTLAIQRSDYMCHKDQYSAEYGLKQIEINNIASSMGAHALRLTEWHIRVLKALNISDDVIQRAIPENKPIPMIAEALFKAWSHFSNPAAVVLVVVENVNQNQIDQRHVEYELEKLGVPMTCIIRRNLTQCYEQLSLNDRSDLMIDGRQVAIVYFRAGYSPDHYPSTKEWEARERMELSTAIKTPWIGLQVANTKKTQQVLSEDGVLERFIGKPREARDIRASFAGMWALENTDEVTMKVVAGAQKHPEAFVLKPQTEGGAALHTGDEMVQMLRELPEEERGAFILMEKLKPMIIENYLVLAKKPITFAKAVSELGVYGYAFGRKDAPELKTAGHLLRTKPESTAMGGVAAGHAVVDTPFLYEFI comes from the exons atggCTCAAAAAGATGACCGGATTTTGCTGTTGAATGCTCCAAGGCTCCCGCTCGAAGATGATAAGCTCAACGAGCTCACCGCTGATCTTCACGATTGGGctcat GCTAATGGGCTTGTCATGCGTCTATCAACCGACAAGTTGAGCAGCGAAGTTTGTCAAACTACTCCATTAACACTTCTTCCATCTCCATtcccgaaaaatgtttttgaagaagCAGTTCATATTCAGAACCTTTTCGCAAGTCTTTATCACTTCATAGCTtatgaatttgattttctaatcgatattcataaaaatgtcGTGAAAACTGATGATTTCACACGGAATATGGTTGAGATCTTGAAGAAAGTCAAAGCCCAAGGACTCAAGCAACCAGTCACTCTCGCGATTCAACGATCTGATTATATGTGTCATAAGGATCAATATTCAGCGGAATATGGactgaaacaaattgaaataaacaatATCGCCTCGTCAATGGGAGCACATGCTCTACGGCTCACCGAATGGCATATCAGAGTTCTTAAAGCGTTGAACATTTCCGATGACGTCATTCAAAGAGCAATTCCAGAAAACAAGCCAATTCCAATGATCGCTGAAGCTTTATTCAAGGCCTGGTCCCACTTTTCGAACCCAGCAGCTGTGGTTCTTGTCGTTGTAGAAAACGTCAATCAAAATCAGATTGATCAACGCCACGTGGAATATGAACTTGAAAAGTTAGGAGTACCGATGACATGTATTATTAGAAGAAATTTAACACAATGCTATGAACA attatCATTGAATGATAGAAGCGATTTGATGATTGATGGGCGTCAAGTAGCAATTGTTTACTTCAGAGCAGGATACTCACCTGATCATTATCCATCTACAAAAG AATGGGAAGCACGTGAGCGTATGGAACTTTCCACCGCTATCAAAACTCCATGGATCGGGCTACAGGTGGCAAATACTAAGAAGACCCAGCAGGTTCTTTCTGAAGATGGAGTACTCGAAAGATTCATCGGAAAACCACGAGAAGCTCGCGATATTCGAGCTTCATTCGCAGGAATGTGGGCTTTGGAGAACACTGATGAAGTGACTATGAAAGTCGTGGCTGGAGCTCAAAAACATCCAGAAGCGTTTGTTCTGAAGCCACAAACTGAAGGTGGAGCCGCATTGCACACCGGTGATGAGATGGTTCAAATGCTCCGAGAACTTCCGGAAGAAGAGCGTGGAGCTTTCATTTTGATGGAGAAACTGAAACCGATGATTATTGAAAACTACCTGGTTCTTGCAAAGAAGCCGATCACATTTGCTAAGGCTGTTAGTGAACTTGGAGTGTATGGTTATGCATTTGGAAGGAAGGATGCACCTGAGCTTAAGACTGCTGGGCATTTGCTCCGAACGAAACCGGAATCCACAGCTATG gGTGGAGTAGCCGCCGGACATGCTGTTGTCGACACCCCATTCCTCTACGAATTTATTTGA
- the chch-3 gene encoding MICOS complex subunit MIC19 (Confirmed by transcript evidence), which yields MGASQSAEQEARPEVVRIDRNEIPEEYKTVGVSSDVVSRVNATRVAGNDGESDRLRQELAREREEKARLREDMAKLSQLQQRKTAGISAAPVSISGNDLEERKKIFDDTVERVQKQFFAYHRENVCQDNENEIVRCLQENPGRVLKCAPLTEAFEKCVGEFRQQVLKGN from the exons ATGGGAGCATCCCAGAGTGCAGAACAAGAGGCACGTCCCGAAGTGGTGCGCATTGACCGAAATGAGATTCCCGAGGAGtacaa AACCGTCGGTGTATCATCGGACGTTGTGAGCCGAGTCAATGCGACCAGAGTTGCCGGAAACGACGGAGAAAGTGACCGTCTCAGACAAGAATTGGCTCGAGAGCGTGAAGAAAAAGCTAGATTAAGAGAAGATATGGCTAAGCTCAGTCAGCTGCAACAGAGAAag ACCGCTGGAATTTCCGCCGCCCCAGTTTCGATTTCCGGAAATGATTTGGAGgagagaaagaaaattttcgatgacACTGTTGAACGCGTTCAGAAGCAATTCTTCGCTTATCACCGTGAAAATGTGTGCCAGGAtaatgaaaat gagaTTGTAAGATGTCTTCAAGAAAATCCAGGACGTGTTTTGAAGTGTGCTCCACTTACTGAG gcATTCGAGAAATGTGTCGGCGAGTTCAGGCAACAAGTGCTCAagggaaattaa
- the M176.16 gene encoding uncharacterized protein (Confirmed by transcript evidence), which produces MGGSVLSPEK; this is translated from the coding sequence ATGGGCGGTTCCGTATTATCACCAGAAAAATGA
- the M176.4 gene encoding lysoplasmalogenase (Confirmed by transcript evidence) yields MQSQLSSIGLAYFLLVANFYYQSNGFNDHYTFSYSFWKITPIILLVAFAYLNGGGLGKEQRKTAAAGLFFGGVGDWIIGMRHDGIILGAVAFGIGHLFYLSLYRQHATKIHTKFLLGMLAWALVIGQLCFIPMLADHRGPLTVFASYSLLLSTCTLIAVSQYLNGSKSQNEEGLLYRAIGFFLFYISDSVLMLSHTGYWKLAPSFCVLSTYYSAQYFILFGNTMAVNPVKKSVKIN; encoded by the exons ATGCAGTCACAGCTTTCTTCAATTGGATTGGCTTATTTCCTATTGGTAGCCAACTTTTACTACCAATCAAATGGTTTCAATGATCACTACACATTCAGCTATTCCTTTTG GAAAATAACTCCAATCATTCTACTTGTTGCTTTTGCATACTTAAATGGAGGTGGACTAGGAAAAGAGCAACGCAAAACTGCTGCCGCTGGCTTGTTCTTCGGAGGAGTCGGTGATTGGATTATTGGAATGCGCCATGATGGAATCATTTTGGGAGCTGTCGCTTTTGGAATTGGTCACCTCTTTTACTTG AGTCTCTACCGGCAACATGCCACCAAAATTCATACAAAGTTCCTTCTTGGAATGTTGGCATGGGCTTTAGTCATTGGACAACTTTGCTTCATTCCGATGCTTGCTGATCATAGAGGCCCATTGACTGTCTTTGCCAGTTATTCACTTCTTCTATCAACGTGTACGTTGATAGCTGTCTCACAGTATCTCAATGGATCAAAGTCACAGAATGAAGAG GGGCTCCTCTACCGTGCCATTGGCTTCTTCCTCTTCTACATCTCAGACTCGGTGCTCATGCTCTCACACACTGGATATTGGAAGTTGGCTCCATCATTCTGTGTCCTCTCAACCTACTACTCTGCTCAATATTTCATTCTTTTTGGAAATACGATGGCTGTGAACCCTgtgaaaaaatctgtaaaaatcaACTGA
- the M176.11 gene encoding YhhN-like protein (Partially confirmed by transcript evidence), whose protein sequence is MLSPAQCLAIYGGSTVLAYIETSKFEKNHHILLSAPLVILSILTLATTMNPKARFATAMSFLMSAIATYFQSVNRTGPASAIFYTIANVFYYFSYRDIVTSVSSPIVFLAACVSFGQFLHLLQDLLVAIPFLATILTILLASHVVILATSASLCQNGQHGDYDARQASTVRLIGAVLAWLSAFLLLINSFQTHTKELHSVSRIIFYLGNAMLFIANERAF, encoded by the exons ATGTTATCACCTGCCCAATGTCTAGCCATTTATGGCGGTTCGACGGTTTTGGCGTACATTGAAACgtcaaaattcgagaaaaatcatCATATTCTTCTCAGTGCACCTCTAGTGATCTTGTCTATTTTGACACTTGCAACAACAATGAATCCAAA AGCCCGATTCGCCACTGCCATGTCATTTTTAATGTCCGCCATCGCGACATACTTCCAATCAGTCAACCGTACTGGCCCAGCTTCCGCTATCTTTTACACAATTGCCAATGTGTTCTATTACTTCTCATATAG agacATTGTAACTTCAGTTTCTTCTCCAATTGTGTTCCTAGCCGCGTGCGTTTCATTCGGTCAATTCCTCCACCTTCTTCAAGATCTTCTCGTTGCCATCCCATTCCTGGCTACAATCCTCACTATCCTTCTAGCTTCTCACGTTGTGATCCTAGCCACTTCTGCAAGTCTCTGCCAAAATGGCCAGCATGGAGATTACGATGCTCGTCAAGCATCTACTGTTCGCTTGATTGGTGCAGTTTTGGCATGGCTCAGCGCTTTCCTTCTGCTGATCAACTCGTTCCAAACTCATACCAAAGAACTTCACTCTGTCTCTCGTATTATCTTCTACCTCGGAAATGCAATGTTGTTCATTGCAAATGAACGTGCTTTCTAA
- the M176.10 gene encoding uncharacterized protein (Confirmed by transcript evidence) has translation MKFLKLIVIGTIFAIADTVPQQNPNHEQRHIEKRFALRSNGADIGKFAETAASSNHDQEHTVHKRLALKSNARAFAEPGVNSNQEQKSIDQKKVMITFKSNGVDAEKPAKPAIEALPFKHREDKRKAMTIFLKSQDENVEPKKQREDKSKMTIFFKSQNKKAQTAAQKQSVQQDALLDVLRKRYQKKNDVFGFADKPQEIKSHIVAEQDHEHLVHEKRVIDPKGAFIFFKSNDQNKDQQAEAAPHQPKGFDKEKFAAFRKRFEAARKKYATARPHKVAKAVAQRSNDAIQHQLAPQVVQAAPVSNEAVPKPFAPVNPIHADIEVIVGNTNATTITSTVAPIPPKKGFFSTLFGSFKNLFGTVTNSIGGFFIDMGSRITNFVEKRVKV, from the exons ATGAAATTTCTAAAGCTTATTGTTATTGGCACAATTTTCGCCATTGCGgatacagtaccccaacaAAA CCCAAACCATGAACAAAGGCATATTGAGAAAAGATTCGCCCTAAGATCAAATGGAGCAGACATtggaaaatttgcagaaaccGCTGCCAG ctcaaatcATGATCAAGAGCATACTGTCCATAAAAGACTTGCCTTGAAATCGAATGCTAGAGCGTTTGCAGAACCAGGAGTAAA ctCTAACCAGGAACAAAAGTCTATTGACCAGAAAAAGGTTATGATTACATTCAAATCAAACGGTGTAGACGCTGAAAAACCTGCAAAACCAGCAATCGA agCTCTCCCATTTAAGCATAGAGAGGATAAACGCAAGGCAATGactattttcttgaaatctcAGGATGAGAA CGTTGAACCAAAGAAACAGAGAGAGGATAAGAGTAAAATGaccattttcttcaaatctcaaaataagaa GGCGCAAACAGCTGCACAAAAGCAATCTGTTCAGCAAGATGCATTGcttga TGTTCTCCGCAAGCGCTATCAGAAGAAAAACGATGTTTTCgg atttgctGACAAACCGCAAGAGATCAAGTCTCATATTGTTGCCGAGCAAGATCATGAGCATTT agtCCACGAAAAAAGAGTGATTGATCCTAAAGgcgcttttatttttttcaaatcaaatgaCCAAAATAAAGATCAGCAAGCTGA agcCGCTCCACATCAACCAAAGGGCTTCGATAAAGAAAAGTTTGCTGCATTCCGCAAAAGATTCGAGGCAGCTCGTAAAAAATATGCTACCGCTCGCCCACACAA agttgCAAAGGCAGTTGCGCAACG atCAAATGACGCTATCCAACACCAACTCGCACCACAGGTTGTTCAAGCTGCTCCAGT ttCGAATGAAGCCGTGCCAAAGCCGTTCGCTCCAGTCAACCCAATCCATGCAGATATAGAGGTCATTGTTGGAAATACCAATGCTActacgat TACCTCAACTGTTGCACCAATTCCTCCAAAGAAAGGTTTCTTCTCTACACTTTTTGGTTCTTTCAAGAACTTGTTCGGAACCGTCACCAACTCCATTGGCGGATTCTTCATTGATATGGGATCCCGTATCACTAACTTTGTCGAGAAACGTGTCAAGGTTTAA
- the M176.10 gene encoding uncharacterized protein (Confirmed by transcript evidence) produces MKFLKLIVIGTIFAIADTVPQQNPNHEQRHIEKRFALRSNGADIGKFAETAASSNHDQEHTVHKRLALKSNARAFAEPGVNSNQEQKSIDQKKVMITFKSNGVDAEKPAKPAIEALPFKHREDKRKAMTIFLKSQDENVEPKKQREDKSKMTIFFKSQNKKAQTAAQKQSVQQDALLDVLRKRYQKKNDVFGFADKPQEIKSHIVAEQDHEHLVHEKRVIDPKGAFIFFKSNDQNKDQQAEAAPHQPKGFDKEKFAAFRKRFEAARKKYATARPHKVAKAVAQRGLPGFPRKKRDIAATVVGAAVSSVVSNLMKNVEESVVKANEQASKVTADVVDSSHGSILGSGEISLISNDAIQHQLAPQVVQAAPVSNEAVPKPFAPVNPIHADIEVIVGNTNATTITSTVAPIPPKKGFFSTLFGSFKNLFGTVTNSIGGFFIDMGSRITNFVEKRVKV; encoded by the exons ATGAAATTTCTAAAGCTTATTGTTATTGGCACAATTTTCGCCATTGCGgatacagtaccccaacaAAA CCCAAACCATGAACAAAGGCATATTGAGAAAAGATTCGCCCTAAGATCAAATGGAGCAGACATtggaaaatttgcagaaaccGCTGCCAG ctcaaatcATGATCAAGAGCATACTGTCCATAAAAGACTTGCCTTGAAATCGAATGCTAGAGCGTTTGCAGAACCAGGAGTAAA ctCTAACCAGGAACAAAAGTCTATTGACCAGAAAAAGGTTATGATTACATTCAAATCAAACGGTGTAGACGCTGAAAAACCTGCAAAACCAGCAATCGA agCTCTCCCATTTAAGCATAGAGAGGATAAACGCAAGGCAATGactattttcttgaaatctcAGGATGAGAA CGTTGAACCAAAGAAACAGAGAGAGGATAAGAGTAAAATGaccattttcttcaaatctcaaaataagaa GGCGCAAACAGCTGCACAAAAGCAATCTGTTCAGCAAGATGCATTGcttga TGTTCTCCGCAAGCGCTATCAGAAGAAAAACGATGTTTTCgg atttgctGACAAACCGCAAGAGATCAAGTCTCATATTGTTGCCGAGCAAGATCATGAGCATTT agtCCACGAAAAAAGAGTGATTGATCCTAAAGgcgcttttatttttttcaaatcaaatgaCCAAAATAAAGATCAGCAAGCTGA agcCGCTCCACATCAACCAAAGGGCTTCGATAAAGAAAAGTTTGCTGCATTCCGCAAAAGATTCGAGGCAGCTCGTAAAAAATATGCTACCGCTCGCCCACACAA agttgCAAAGGCAGTTGCGCAACG agGTCTGCCAGGATTTCCACGCAAGAAGAGAGA CATCGCTGCGACGGTTGTCGGCGCCGCAGTCAGTAGTGTTGTCtcgaatttgatgaaaaatgtgGAAGAGAGTGTTGTGAAAGCGAACGAGCAGGCAAGCAAGGTGACAGCCGATGTTGTCGATTCATCGCACGGATCGATTTTGGGATCCGGCGAAATTTCACTCAT atCAAATGACGCTATCCAACACCAACTCGCACCACAGGTTGTTCAAGCTGCTCCAGT ttCGAATGAAGCCGTGCCAAAGCCGTTCGCTCCAGTCAACCCAATCCATGCAGATATAGAGGTCATTGTTGGAAATACCAATGCTActacgat TACCTCAACTGTTGCACCAATTCCTCCAAAGAAAGGTTTCTTCTCTACACTTTTTGGTTCTTTCAAGAACTTGTTCGGAACCGTCACCAACTCCATTGGCGGATTCTTCATTGATATGGGATCCCGTATCACTAACTTTGTCGAGAAACGTGTCAAGGTTTAA